CAGTGGGCGCACAGCTGTCGCCGTTGTCGAGAATTGCACTTTTTTCTTTGTTTTTATTATAGCAAACGTTACAACACAATTCAGTTCTTGCGACAACGGCGAGAGGGGGCACTGCCGTGTCCGGGTTTATTCATTGTTCATTGAACAATTATCATTGAGCATTGTTAAGAATGAGTTCGGAATTCGGAGCTTTTTCGGTGATCAATGCTCAATGTTCAATGTCCAATGTTCAATGAAAAAGGGGGTCTGGGGGATTCCCCCAGCCATGTTTTTTCCTCTCTGTGTTCTCTGTGGCTCTGTGGTAGAAATTCCTACTCCTAACTCCGAACTCCGAACTATGCAGCGTAGAGGCATTATCCAAATATCGCTTTAAGGATATAGAAGAAAACTATCGTCAAGGCTGCTCCAGCGGGGATGGTGATGAACCATGAGAGAACGATGTCGCGGATGGTCCCCATGTTTAGGGCGCTCATACCGCGGGCGATGCCGACGCCGAAGATCGCACCGACGAGGATATGTGTCGTCGATACAGGAAGTCCGAAGCTCGAAGCCAGGACTATCGTCGTAGAAGCCCCGATCTCCGCAGCAAAGCCCCGCGAAGGGGTAAGTTCTGTGATCTTCTTCCCTATAGTCTCTATGACACGCCAGCCCCACGTCCCTAAACCGAAAATTATTCCGCAGCCACCGAGGACGAGGATCCAGGCAGGGATCTCGGTAGCGCCGACGACGAAGCCGTTGGAAAGGACAGAAACACACGCAGCAAGAGGGCCTATGGCATTGGCGACGTCATTGGCGCCATGGGCGAACGCCATAAAACATGCAGTTATGAGCTGTAACGATGCGAAGATCTTCTCGACAGGAGCGAAATGCGCATGCTCTCCGATATTTTTATCGTGGTAGTCAATGTGCTCTTTTAGAGCCTTGGCCTCGTCGACGACAAGAGATACCTGGTAGTTAAGATCTCCCTTAGACGCTATTTGCATACGTTGAAGGTGCTTCAAAGCTTTCCTCAGAGCAGTAACAGCTACAGGGCTTTGGTATGGGAGATCGCTGCTGTCAGGAGCTTTTATCCTACGTATCAAGAAGCCGATGACTATGCTTCCTATCAATCCAATAGAAAGGGCTAAAGCCGCCGTCTCTAAAAACGAAAGGTCTAGGTTGACATTCTTAAGCCCACGGAAAAGTAGTATCGACGAAAGCATCGTAAGCATGCAGAAGACAATATACGGTATCGTCTTCTTGGCAGCATTGAGAGGATGAGGGGAATAGAAGATTTTCTTACGTATCGATACGAAAGCGATATATGATATAGTCCCGCCCATTAGCGGCGAAATCACCCAGCTAATAACTATCGATGCTACCTTGTTCCAATGTATGCCATTGACACCACCGATGACGAGGCCGAAGCCAACAAGAGCTCCTACGATAGAATGCGTCGTCGAGACAGGCCACCCCTTATACGAAGCAAGCTGAAGCCATACCCCAGCAGCGAGCAAAGCACCGATCATTCCGAAGACGAGAAGCATAGGATCGTCGACGAAAAGGTCCATCTTGACGATGCCTTTCTGTACAGTCTCAGAGACGTTAGACCCGAAGAAAAATGCGCCACAAAATTCTAATGACGCCGCGATGATGACAGCACGCTTTAACGTCAAAGCACCAGAACCTACGGCAGTGCCGATAGCATTGGCAGCATCATTGGCGCCGAGACTCCATGACATATATAAGCCACTTAATAAAGCAATTATAAAAAGAAGAGTTACGTTGTCCATTGGTTTCTGTGCCCTGTAATTATGATATGTCGAGCATAGTACGAACTTTATAGGCGAGCTTCTCGGAGATGTTCGAGATCCCAGAGATCTCACCAAAAAGATGCTGCCACAAAGAGAATATCGGCGGTGTCATGTCATCGCCGATGTCAAAGATAAGCTGGAGAAGAGTCCTCTGAAGGACGTCGGCTTCGTGCTCTTTAAGAGCAACTTCGTCAACGAGACGCTTGACCTTCTCCGCTTCAACACCGCCAAACGACGACTGCAGAAGGACGTCGATCTCTTCGACGATAAGACGTGCCGTATCGAAAGAATCGATGTTTTTGTCCAAGAACTTCTGGAAGGTCTCTAGAAAATCTCCTGAAGGCATGGTAAGCTGTCGATAGGTGAGAAGGACGCCGATGTTCTCGGCTTTGTCGGCAATACTATCTTGCATAGTAAGAACCTCGAGGACGGCACCACGATCTACAGGTAAGAACATCCTCTTAGGAAGGTGGTTCCTGATGTCTTGCTTGGCGATGTCAGCAAGATGCTCGAGCTTCGATGTCTTC
This Waddliaceae bacterium DNA region includes the following protein-coding sequences:
- a CDS encoding inorganic phosphate transporter is translated as MDNVTLLFIIALLSGLYMSWSLGANDAANAIGTAVGSGALTLKRAVIIAASLEFCGAFFFGSNVSETVQKGIVKMDLFVDDPMLLVFGMIGALLAAGVWLQLASYKGWPVSTTHSIVGALVGFGLVIGGVNGIHWNKVASIVISWVISPLMGGTISYIAFVSIRKKIFYSPHPLNAAKKTIPYIVFCMLTMLSSILLFRGLKNVNLDLSFLETAALALSIGLIGSIVIGFLIRRIKAPDSSDLPYQSPVAVTALRKALKHLQRMQIASKGDLNYQVSLVVDEAKALKEHIDYHDKNIGEHAHFAPVEKIFASLQLITACFMAFAHGANDVANAIGPLAACVSVLSNGFVVGATEIPAWILVLGGCGIIFGLGTWGWRVIETIGKKITELTPSRGFAAEIGASTTIVLASSFGLPVSTTHILVGAIFGVGIARGMSALNMGTIRDIVLSWFITIPAGAALTIVFFYILKAIFG
- a CDS encoding TIGR00153 family protein, encoding MRTILSLFSRSPFTFLQTHMNKVNDCVKEVPKMFEALVDGDFATIDVLVKKTSKLEHLADIAKQDIRNHLPKRMFLPVDRGAVLEVLTMQDSIADKAENIGVLLTYRQLTMPSGDFLETFQKFLDKNIDSFDTARLIVEEIDVLLQSSFGGVEAEKVKRLVDEVALKEHEADVLQRTLLQLIFDIGDDMTPPIFSLWQHLFGEISGISNISEKLAYKVRTMLDIS